In Elaeis guineensis isolate ETL-2024a chromosome 1, EG11, whole genome shotgun sequence, a genomic segment contains:
- the LOC105038348 gene encoding tubby-like F-box protein 14, whose protein sequence is MSFRSIVRDLRDGIGSLSRRGFEVRLSGHHRGRSQGAVHEVHDHTVVVQSSCWASLPPELLRDVIKRLEESESTWPSRKNVVACAAVCRSWREMCKEIVRSPEFCGKLTFPVSLKQPGPRDGTIQCFIKRDKSTLTYHLYLCLSSAVLVENGKFLLSAKRTRRTTCTEYVISMDADNISRSNNTYIGKLRSNFLGTKFLIYDIQPPHNGAALSQPGKTSRRFYSKKVSPKVPSGSYVIAQVTYELNVLGTRGPRRMHCIMHSIPASALDAGGTVPGQPDHLLPRSLDDSFRSMSFSKSSIMDRSMDFSSSRFSEIAGGPRGIGDEEDEAKERPLILRNKAPRWHEQLQCWCLNFRGRVTVASVKNFQLIAATQPAAGAPTPSQPAPPEHDKILLQFGKVAKDMFTMDYRYPLSAFQAFAICLSSFDTKLACE, encoded by the exons ATGTCGTTCCGTAGCATTGTTCGTGATTTGAGAGATGGCATTGGCAGCTTATCTCGCCGGGGCTTTGAGGTGAGGCTCTCAGGTCATCACAGGGGGAGATCTCAGGGTGCTGTGCACGAAGTGCATGACCATACTGTAGTAGTCCAGAGCAGCTGTTGGGCTAGTCTTCCTCCTGAACTACTTCGTGATGTGATCAAAAGGTTGGAGGAGAGTGAGAGTACTTGGCCTTCCCGCAAAAATGTAGTTGCCTGTGCAGCTGTTTGTAGGTCATGGAGGGAAATGTGTAAAGAGATTGTTAGAAGCCCAGAATTTTGTGGAAAGCTTACTTTTCCAGTATCCCTGAAGCAG CCTGGACCTCGAGATGGCACTATTCAATGCTTTATCAAGAGGGACAAATCAACTCTAACTTATCATCTCTATCTATGCCTTAGCTCCG CTGTACTTGTTGAAAATGGGAAGTTCCTCCTATCAGCTAAAAGAACTCGCCGCACAACCTGTACAGAATACGTAATATCTATGGATGCTGACAATATATCAAGATCAAACAACACTTACATTGGGAAACTAAG GTCTAATTTTCTTGGCACTAAGTTCCTAATCTACGACATCCAACCCCCACACAATGGAGCAGCCCTCTCCCAACCAGGGAAAACAAGCAGGAGATTTTACTCCAAGAAAGTGTCTCCTAAAGTTCCGTCTGGAAGCTACGTCATAGCACAAGTGACATACGAGCTGAACGTCCTGGGCACCCGGGGACCCAGGCGGATGCACTGTATCATGCATTCTATTCCTGCCTCAGCCCTCGATGCTGGAGGGACCGTCCCTGGTCAGCCCGATCATCTGCTCCCTCGCTCTTTGGATGACTCCTTTCGCAGTATGTCCTTCTCGAAGTCATCCATCATGGACCGATCCATGGATTTCAGCAGTTCTCGCTTCTCTGAGATTGCCGGAGGACCCAGGGGTATTGGTGATGAGGAAGATGAGGCTAAAGAGAGGCCTCTGATCCTTCGGAACAAGGCCCCAAGATGGCACGAGCAGTTGCAATGCTGGTGCCTCAACTTCCGAGGTCGTGTGACCGTTGCATCTGTCAAGAACTTCCAGCTTATTGCTGCAACACAGCCTGCTGCGGGAGCTCCAACTCCGTCGCAGCCCGCACCACCAGAGCATGATAAGATCTTACTGCAGTTTGGGAAGGTTGCCAAGGACATGTTCACCATGGATTATCGGTATCCGCTGTCAGCCTTCCAGGCTTTTGCCATCTGCTTGAGTAGCTTTGACACCAAGCTGGCTTGTGAATAG
- the LOC105038349 gene encoding protein BYPASS1-LIKE — protein sequence MPAIEYQGSSAPYSLIGRSILSIRRDQVHAMDTGHHYDAGLDQELDAFQRRVAVLFQDLAASDGGDELLSISWVRKLLDTFLGCQEEFCVILFNHRAAVGRPPLDRMIADFFERSVKALDVCNAIRDGIDHFRQWRKHLEIVLVALADPRQQRRGTLGEGQLRRARKSLTDLTLLMLDEKDAAGCVLSNRNRSFGRSSGSSSRDHHQHHRSSGGHFRSLSWSVSRSWSAARQLQAIAGNLAAPRGHEVVATSGLAVGVFTMSSVLLFVMWALVAAIPCQDRGLGIHFSVPRSYPWAAPILSLHERIVEESKKKDRKNSSGLLKEIQQIEKCTHHLTELMDAIKFPVTEEKEAGIRHWLEELAQVCESMKGGLDPLERQVREVFHRIVRSRTEGLDCLSHNPE from the coding sequence ATGCCCGCCATCGAATACCAGGGATCGTCGGCGCCGTACTCGTTGATTGGCCGTTCGATCTTGAGCATACGGCGGGATCAGGTCCACGCCATGGACACCGGCCACCACTACGACGCCGGCCTGGACCAGGAGCTCGATGCCTTCCAGCGCCGCGTCGCCGTGCTCTTCCAAGACCTCGCCGCCTCCGACGGCGGCGATGAACTTCTGTCCATCTCGTGGGTCCGGAAGCTCCTGGATACCTTTCTTGGGTGCCAAGAGGAGTTCTGCGTCATCCTCTTCAACCACCGCGCCGCTGTTGGCCGGCCGCCGCTCGACCGGATGATCGCCGACTTTTTCGAGCGCAGCGTCAAGGCACTCGACGTCTGCAACGCCATCCGTGACGGGATCGATCATTTCCGGCAATGGAGGAAACATTTAGAGATCGTTCTTGTCGCGCTCGCCGACCCCCGGCAGCAACGGCGGGGGACCCTCGGGGAGGGCCAGCTCCGAAGGGCCCGGAAGTCCCTCACCGACCTCACCCTCCTCATGCTCGACGAGAAGGACGCCGCCGGCTGCGTGCTCTCCAACCGTAACCGCTCCTTCGGCCGCAGCAGCGGCTCCTCCAGCCGCGACCACCATCAGCACCACCGCTCATCCGGTGGCCACTTCCGCTCCCTGTCCTGGAGCGTCTCCCGTTCATGGTCCGCTGCCCGTCAGCTCCAGGCCATCGCGGGCAACCTCGCCGCCCCCCGCGGGCACGAGGTCGTGGCCACCAGCGGTCTCGCAGTCGGTGTCTTCACCATGAGCTCGGTGCTCCTCTTCGTGATGTGGGCGCTTGTTGCCGCAATCCCTTGCCAGGACCGTGGCCTTGGTATCCACTTCTCCGTCCCCCGTAGCTACCCGTGGGCGGCCCCCATCCTGTCGCTCCACGAGCGAATCGTTGAGGAGTCCAAGAAGAAGGACCGGAAGAATTCTAGCGGTCTATTGAAGGAAATCCAACAGATTGAGAAGTGCACGCACCACCTGACGGAATTGATGGATGCAATCAAGTTTCCAGTGACGGAGGAGAAGGAAGCAGGGATACGGCACTGGTTGGAGGAGCTGGCCCAGGTTTGCGAGTCCATGAAGGGAGGGCTGGACCCCCTGGAACGCCAGGTGAGGGAGGTGTTCCATAGGATTGTACGCAGCCGAACTGAGGGGCTTGATTGCTTGTCTCACAATCCTGAGTGA